The genomic interval CCAGACGTAAGGAAGCCCAACGATGACATTCAGGTTTTTTGTAACGCCAACAGCTAGCATCGCCATGGCACTTTGGGTAGTGTGCGTGCCAATATTTAGGTTTTCGCGAAGAAGTTTATTTTCCCAATATTTATCCCAGGAACTGTGATTGTAGGATACAGCTAAACAAGCAGTGCCTTTGGCCATATAAATTGCATCATTGGGCATTTGGGCAAACGCTGGCGAAATAATACCTGTAAGAGCAGTCAGCAGAACTCCTGAAAGATACTTTCTAATCTGTAGAATTTGAAACATAGGTTATTTAAATTAAAAGAAGATAACTAAGCACAGAATTTCAGGGTATCAAAGCGATGCCTGAAATTCTGTGATGGCCAGGTGCAGGTACACAACTTAGCCGGACAGTGTTATGTAAAGTTAAAACAGAGAAAACATGCAAATTAAGGTTTGCGGTTATGCAATTTCGGGAGGCGGTGTATTGAGATTAATTTCATACCCGGAGTACACCGGAGTAACGGCAGGCTGATAAATGCCAGTAATCACATTTTCCGGGCAAGTAACATTAAAATCTATATGATGTGAATTCGGGACGTAGATTTTAATTAAGTCATTGAAAAGTTTAAGTGCTGTATTCTGCGCACTTTCCGGAAGCTCTTTATCATTATCAGTCATCATTTCCATCATACTGACTAGTTCAAAGAATTGATCCCTTGCAGCCTGATTAGATTTTAAGGTAACATACAAAGTATCATTTTCATGAAGAACATGCGTAGCATTATAAAATTTACCGTTTTCATGAAGTAACCCTTCAACATTGTCATTTTCCCAGGAACCCGAATAAGGAAGTGATGGAAAATACAATTTCATTGTTTCGAAATCATCATCCTGACTAACGCGAGAAGCAACATTGAAATTTTTCTCAAAGAAGAACACAGCAAACGTGAGCCCCAGAGTATTATAGAGCAGTAAAACCAATAAACCTATGGCCGCAATCTTTTTCAATTCGTCTGAGGATTTGTGCCCAAAATTATAAAATTATTGACTATAAAAATGCAATGATGTGCTAAAAAAAGGCCACACATTGCATGCTTGACATAAGTGATTGATAATCAATTGTATTTTTATTAAAAACAAGGTTTTATTTAAAAAAATCACTTGTAAAGATCTTATTTTTGGTAGAATAAATCCTACTATTAATACTTTTTTTCGGGAATGTTTGTGTAACCAATATTTACTTAAATTAAAATTTAATAGCTCATGCGGATCCGGATTATGTCAGATTATTAAAAATTGAGTAAGTTGCTTTTTGTAAAAAATGAAGTTGTAAAATACTTTCTGCAAAAATATAATCTCAAAATGAAGAAATCAGCCATTAATCCAATGCCGCCTTTTTTTGACAGGTACATTAACATCATTGAAGACATTGATATTTTTGATGCTTTTGAAAAATACCCCCTCGAAAAGGTCTATTCAGAAATAGATAAAATAACAGCTTTGGAAGATAAAATTTATGCACCCGGCAAATGGACCATAAAGGATATTTTTCAACACGTTATTGATAATGAAAGAATTATGTCATACCGGGCGCTTCGTTTTTCGAGAAATGACAAAACACCATTGGCAGGATATGATGAAGAGCCATTTGCAGCGAACACAAACGCAATAAACAGGACTTTACCGGAATTAATGCAGGAAATGGTAGATGTAAGAAAATCGACTATCGCACTTTATAAAGGAATGACGAGTGAAATGATGCTAAGGCCGGGAACAGCTAATAACATCGAAATATCGGCTTTGGCCTTAGGCTTTGTCATTTTGGGACACCCCGTTCATCATATGAATATTATCCGTGAAAGGTATTTTCCACTTCTTTCGTAATCAACATAGTATTAAATCTATTTCCCATTAATCTGTATAAGTGCTTCTTCAACGCTTGTAACTGGTAACTGACAGGTTTTATCATAACAAACATAAATAACGGATTGGCCATTACGGTCAGTCCGGTTATGTAATAAGGGTAATTGTGATTCATTTTTTGTTCCTGTTACAACCTTGTTGGGAATAAAAAAGCGGTCGAGATCTTTACGTAATGAGTCAGCATCATTCCCGACTATGGCGATTTCGGTAGTAGGAGTGGTTCTAAGACAATATAATGCTCCCCAGTTAGTAACCCATTGTACATCAGCCATTAAAATTTTCCGCATACGGGAAAGCATTCCATCTGATAACTTTTCATACTTTTCATGATCAAGAATTTTTCCCAATATGAACAGATTGGAAGCCATAATGGAGTTGGAAGCTGGTATTACATTATCAAAAAGCTCCTTTTTACGTGCAATTAGTGATTCACCATCTGCGTCTGTAAAATAGAAATAACCGTCCGTTTCATCATAGAAATTAGCAATAGAGTAATCCGTGAGTATTTGCGCTTCATTAATCCAGTTTTCATCAAAAGTGATTTGATATAAGCCCAGATAACCATCAATTACCGCTGCATAATCTTCCAAAAAAGCAGTGATTGTTGCCCTGCCATTTTTAAAACTGTGACGCAGTTTGCCTTCAGTTGTCATTTTATCCTGAATGAATTTACCGCATTTCACTGCAAGATCACGTATGTTTTCGTCACCCAATGCACGGTAACAATCTGTCAATCCTTTTATCAAAAGCCCATTCCAGGAAGCAAGTATTTTGTCATCAAGTCCGGGACGAATACGTTCAGAACGTTTTTGAGCAAGTTTTTCAAGTGCCTTTTTGTATTGAGATGAAAAATCAGCCGTATAAATTCCCAGTGTTTTTGCAGTCTGATCGGCATAATTTGTCAGATGCAGGTGATTGTAACCATGCTCCCAATTGCCCCTTTTTTTGATATGATACAATTTTGAAAACCAGTTGAAATCATCACCCAGAATTTCTTTCAATTCCTCCTCTGTCCAAATATAAAACTTGCCTTCAACCCCTTCACTGTCAGCATCCAGCGCTGAGAAATATCCTCCATAATCGCTGAGCATTTCCGTTTCCAGCCATAAAATCGTTTGGCGTATGCGATCCGAATACAATTCATTATTGGTCAACGAGTAGGCTTCGGCATAGATGCTCAGCAATTGGGCATTATCATATAGCATCTTTTCAAAATGCGGAATGAACCAGTCTTCATCCACGGAATAACGCGCCCAGCCGCCTCCTGCATGATCATAAATTCCTCCCAGGGCA from Dyadobacter sp. NIV53 carries:
- a CDS encoding DinB family protein — its product is MKKSAINPMPPFFDRYINIIEDIDIFDAFEKYPLEKVYSEIDKITALEDKIYAPGKWTIKDIFQHVIDNERIMSYRALRFSRNDKTPLAGYDEEPFAANTNAINRTLPELMQEMVDVRKSTIALYKGMTSEMMLRPGTANNIEISALALGFVILGHPVHHMNIIRERYFPLLS
- a CDS encoding thioredoxin domain-containing protein, translated to MNRLSQETSPYLLQHAHNPVDWFPWGDEALTKAKTENKPILVSIGYSACHWCHVMERESFEKDHVAAVMNDHFVCIKVDREERPDVDAVYMDAVHAMGVRGGWPLNVFLLPDAKPFYGVTYLPPQNWVQLLGSIKEAFGKHYDELAGSAEGFVQNMILSESEKYGLVPSTSDYSIDELDLMFEQLKKHFDTQNGGMDRAPKFPMPSIYKFLLRYYDITQNPEALAQLELSLNRIALGGIYDHAGGGWARYSVDEDWFIPHFEKMLYDNAQLLSIYAEAYSLTNNELYSDRIRQTILWLETEMLSDYGGYFSALDADSEGVEGKFYIWTEEELKEILGDDFNWFSKLYHIKKRGNWEHGYNHLHLTNYADQTAKTLGIYTADFSSQYKKALEKLAQKRSERIRPGLDDKILASWNGLLIKGLTDCYRALGDENIRDLAVKCGKFIQDKMTTEGKLRHSFKNGRATITAFLEDYAAVIDGYLGLYQITFDENWINEAQILTDYSIANFYDETDGYFYFTDADGESLIARKKELFDNVIPASNSIMASNLFILGKILDHEKYEKLSDGMLSRMRKILMADVQWVTNWGALYCLRTTPTTEIAIVGNDADSLRKDLDRFFIPNKVVTGTKNESQLPLLHNRTDRNGQSVIYVCYDKTCQLPVTSVEEALIQINGK